A stretch of DNA from Acanthochromis polyacanthus isolate Apoly-LR-REF ecotype Palm Island chromosome 21, KAUST_Apoly_ChrSc, whole genome shotgun sequence:
CTCAGTAGAAATCTTTTTTAGTTTTCAGGAAAAATATTTGCTAATACAATAATTTCTTGCAGTAAAAAGGAGTGAGATTTCATTAAAGTTGCCGTTTCTGTTGAACACTATAACCGAACAAATGTCAGAGACTGAAACAGAAAcgtatgaaaaatgaaaaaaatgcttttatttaaaaaattttgtacattgtagatgaaaaatgaagacatcaaactataaaaaaaaaacacatatggaGTTATGTTGTACACACAAagaaagtgttaatcttcagttttaatctacaatttacaaaataatataaataaagaaaaagcagtgtccaaacatttgactggtagtatatatatatatgtatatatatatataatatatatatatatatatatatatatatatattctgctTTTATTACACGTTTTAGTATTtgtgtgaattttaaaaaagtagctGTAACAGTCAGTGTCCTCATCCAACTTTTATAaaatgctaaatgctaacagGCGGTGTTAGTGAGCTGCTTGGTTCATGTAATGACTAACATATGAAATAATCTGCAGAGTTGTGTGAATATGGAGTCATCAGGGAATATGCAGCACAGCCTGTTATTCTCTGTGATTACCAAAAAACAGCTTCTCGTAATTAACGTTACGATAGTCCTACAATATTATTcagctttgttctttttttgctgAGTCATTTCCACAGATCCAAGCTTTCCAACCACCAATTTAGCCATTTAAATATAGACGCTTTTAATCTTTTCTCTCATAAATTCACATCAATTATCAATGTAACAACACTGTGAAAGACAGTTCATCGTTCCATCAGTTGTATGAAAATAATTGGTGATTCATTTAATAGTTGATGACGAATTGATGAATAATCGAAGCTGCAGCTCAGAAGGAGTGAGCATAAACCAATAAAAACTTGATCTTTTGTCTTTGTTCCAACTAGAGAAGACATCACTCCTTTTGATGTAACAGAAACCACATTTTTTAGCAGTTTGTGCCCACTTCACAGAGTCTTTAGCTTTCATGTGCTCTCAGGTAAACATGCAGCTAATTTTAAAAGAATCTTCCACCAGGAGTTGTGTTGTGAAGCGTACAGTAtagtattttctaagattcacaagcgtcatggtacttgtgtccaaacttatggccatggctgtatgtgcTGTGCCAGTTGACGTCAGACGAGGTGAAACCTGTCTGCTCCTGTCACGTTCCCTCGTGTAGCAACATGAAGGCAGCGGTCACGACACGTTCATGTGTGCGTCCAGTCAGTGCTTCAGATGTGGAAGCTGTGCCGTGATGTGTGAAGTCTGTATGCCAGCAGACGAACCTGCAGAGTGAAGCCGATAAGAAGCTGAAACATGAGCTTCCCTTCCTCTCTTATCAATGTATTTTCACTCTCACGGTTTGCCTACACTTGTTCTCTGCGTGTGATGTTTTTTTGGCAGATCGGGAGGAAGAGCAGTTGATAAATTATGAACAAGAAGGGGTTTATTCTGGAGCCAGCCTATGTGGTACTTCAGACTTCATGTAGTTATCATGAAGTGTGTTTAAAAGTGAAGGTGATGAGTGAATATTGCGACAAAATGGAGGTGTCTAGTGAAATAACTCAAATGCAGAAAAACTCACTGATCTGAAGTCGGCGTGTCCGACGTAAAAAGAGAATTTTACAAAAGGGATTTAGCAACACAAACATGTGAGGTGATGTGGGTGGTCCTTGTTTCTCGTTCACTAGAACCATCTTGGTAGTAATGCAGGATCTTGACCTCTTCCAATCTGACCGGATTTTTAGCACAGATTAGCTCATAAATTATGCTTATGACTCGTCTAAAATATTTAAGACTAAATCCAGGAGGAAAGCAAGGAAGGGGTCCGACTGAGAGGCCCTATTGAATAATATGGCAtttgtaatatttattattatagatTATGTTTAGATTGATACAGTTGTGAAtcagagagcgcagcactcctccaaggctgctcattcccccatatggcattgtcagaaatgcagcatttgtttattagttattgatgatcgtagaatgtgttcatttaatgtagatgtacccacaaacaaaatgacctcatgttgagcacaggcgtgtgttttgcatgtgtatgttatgtacggataccaaatcatgtgacctaaatatgtagcggccggtgggaattgatgggactcagaaacacccccacaatttaatcaattgttccttgtgtcattctgacggataagtcctgataagtcctcagtggtggatttgtagtaggaccatttatggatggatggatggatggatggatggatggatggatggatggatggatggatggatggatggatggatggatggatagatggagcacatttaaaaatgaaaactcaAAGATGAACCCACAACATACGGACAGGTGACTGATTAAAAGTGACCGAAGTTGGAGATCGACTTGCAGCTCGGTCCTCTTCCATATTTGCGGTCGAAACGTCAAAACTGTCCATGGTTCATTGACGAAACTCACACATTTCACGGTTGAGTAGTTGTGCTAAGTGATGATATATGCATTtcttggaatgtttttttttttttttaatttattttttaccacTAATGGACAAGGAAccatatatgaagagttcatttgcaaaaacagatatctccgttttgatacattttcagaaaactttttattttattgtttccttgagataatatcaatcaaactgaagttgagtggatttgactcagtagaaaaatacattacaaaatagagaaaaaaataaattattagtgttattattattatatcaagtaaacaataaaaaaatagttttcagaaaacggagttacctgtttttgcaaatgaactcttcatatggtAACTTCATTCAACTTGATCTTCAACACAACTGAGACAAATATCAcagaagtaaaaaataaaagtctttaaTCCACCAATAACACTCTGGGgttgaaattttgaatttcaaagtatttcaatGAGCTCCCTGTACATCAGCTCCTCATATTTGGGTTTCTTCATTACCAATAGGCatcagcaaacaaacaaaaccccaTATCAGCCCATCATGTACACTGGCTAAAAATACCCAACAAACAATTCAAAATACAATCAATGTTACATTTCATTAGAGATACAaacgtttgtttgtttggcctCTAAATAGACAAGATTCCTCCCACCACCACTAGCAGgaattagattttatttttggatGAGGGTCTTAAGtcgcagtttttgtggtgtgttggCATGGAAGCTGGCATCAAGGAGTGCTGTTTCCATGGTTTCTTGACCTGGAATGTTTAGgtgcatgtcaaacatccacatgaatgtgaGGACTGAATCAGCTTTGGGCTGCTcattggagtagtggttagcactttcaccttgcagcaagaagatccccggttcaaatcccagggtgggcctgggatctttctgcatggagtttgcatgttctccctgtgcatgcgtgggttttctccgggtactccggcttcctcccacagtccaaaaatatgctgaggttaattgagtactctaaattgtccgtaggtgtgaatgtgagtgtgattgtgtgtctgtatatgtagccctgtgacagactggtgacctgtccagggtgtcccctgccttcacccgagtcagctgggatagactccagcaccccctgcgaccctaatgaggataaagcggtgtatagaggatggatggatggatgaatcagATTTATATCCCACTTTTTGggcactcaaagcacttcacaatgAATCCATTCATTCTCACTTGCTGGtagtaagctacatttgtaaccacagctgccctggggcagactgatggaagcgtggctgctAATCCGTGCCTACGGCCCTCCGACCACCGCCAACATCCACATGCATTCACACACCactgtgagagcagcactggaggaaaggcgggtaaagtgtcttgcccaaggacacaacagcacatgactaggcaagagcgggaatcgaaccaccaacccttcgatcattggacaacCCGCTCTACCACATGAAACCACGGCCGTTGGATTATAGCAAGATATATAACGTGCCctcctttctgtttctgttgtttcagtGTAAACGTGGATGGTCACGGCGGCAGCATGACATGGGGATACCTGAACCACCTGCTTCTGCTGGTGAGTGAGACGGGAGCTCAGAATTACAAGTCACAGACTGCCGTGGCGAGATCCAGAACAAACAGGTTTAGCCAGAGCTTTCTGTCTGAGTGTAGCAGTCAGGAGTTAATTATAAGCTGAGGTTGTGTTTGGCTCCGCTCCCAGCACATCCAGCATCATAACATCCAACAATGTGTTCTCGGTCTTAATACTTCAGTGACTCAAACCTTTTTCCACTCTTGGGTCAAAGAGCTTTGAACTCTATAAATAATAGAGCAGCTTCCCAATGTCAGATGCTAAACTGACGCACAGACCCCAGTTTGTTTCACTACTGAGTGTAAATTGATCTGATATTCTGCTGAATCAACATACTTATcagtttttatcagttttctgAACCTCTGAACCTACAAGtagtttctgcatttctttgctcctgtcacatttttacacacCTGTTCAgttgcttgttaacacaaatagctaatcagccaatcacacgGTCACAACTCACTGCATTCAGGCATGCAGACGTGGTCTCTGGCCACAAGCTGAAGTTCAAGGATAGCATCAGAATGAGGAAGTAAGGgaatttaagtgactttgagcATGGTGTGGTTGTTTGTGCCAGGCAGGCTGGTTTAAGTATAAGTagaatgagaaaaacaaatgagacaaaaaaacagcaaaaagactgaaaatgacacaaaaatgagacaaaaaaacaacaaaaagagacttaaaatgacacaaaaatgtacaaaaaacaacaaaaagagactgaagatgacaaaaaatgacaaaaaactacaaaaagagactgaaaatgacacaaaaatgacataaaacaacaaatagagactgaaaatgacaaaaaattgacaaaaacaacaaaaagagattgaaaatgacaaaaaatgtacaaaaaaacaacaaacagattgagaatgacaaacaaatgagacaaaaaaacaataacaagactgaaaatgaccaaaaaaaacaacagaaagagacttttttccattttaagctcagaattGGTTCATTTTCGATACAGATCTTACTTCAAAGTCCattagaaagttaaaaatcttccatttttttctgtctttctgctttcTGGCAATGATAAATAGGGTCATTTTGGcaattatataaaaaataaagtggtAATGTGTACAATAAGCTAACTGCTGGAGTCAAGTTAAAGTTAAACATCTGaagtaaataaagtgatttgAGCAGAATATCAGCGACTTCTGTGGTACCGCAGTGAGATAATGGAATTTAGTTTGATCATTTCCAGCTAAAACATCATTAAACTCTGTTTTAATAGTGCTGATAGTTAAATGTTAAATCCTtttaatgcaaaatgactgcTCCATGCACATTAATTCATATTAATATTGTCTCCTTCTTAATTGGTGTGAGGTCGTTCTAATGAGCAGCTATGACTCAGAATTACATCAGTCACTGcttgttttaaatatattttgacaTGATTTATGAAATCAACACTAATCTTTATGGatgctgtttgtttcttctgctAGGTGTCCCTGACCTTGATCCACCCGTCAGAGGAACATTGCGAGaattattttgaaatggaaacATGGACATCCTGGGTATCTATTcatcttttatatatttttttgtctttgtctttactTAGTTTCTTTGCTCTTGCACATCAGAACTCACTTTTAAATGGAGTTTTCCGTTGGTCTTTGAATCTgaatttttcacaaaaacaagccCCGTGCTCTTCAGCGTACTCCATTCTGTATGCTGTAGCTGCAGAGACAAAGAGGGTACAGAATAAACACAGTCAGCAGAAAAAGAGCCAAATGACCTCTGCTGAAAAATTCTTTCTTATAGCAGCTTCTGGAGGGTCATTTTTGGGAGGGACCACATTTCCTTTTCCTACAGTAGGGCTGTCAGAcatggattggaccctctggagggccggttttggcccatgggccacatgttggacacccctgccttACAGATCATGtctcattttctatttttgaactgtgaaaCACTTTGGCCAACCTGCTTGATTTgactaaagaacaaaaaacaagcgaTTAAACCTTCAACCATCTGAAACCCCTTAGGGACCAGACTATGTTCTGGTAACCACAGCGGTTCAGCTCAACTGGGAACTTCACAGCTGTGGTGATGATAAGCAGGGACTAATAATTAGCAGGAGATTAACAACAATGTCCTCTGCTCTGTTTTATCTTCAAGTACCCACTGACAGATCCACCGGTTGAACTCATAAGAACCAACAATTCCATGGTAACGCAGTGAAACCGTGAACACACAATGAGAATAatgcaaacacatttaaacacatatTGGTCTGCATTTGACTGAATGTGCATCTATATATCCTCTTCTTATTTCAGCACGGCATGGAATGTTCTCTGGAGAGAATGtgcctaaaagaaaaaaatgagtgtACTTCTCTGGACAAAAAGTGCGAAAATGGGGAACCAAAAGTGTGTTACCTTCTGTATCATTGCTTTGGTAGACAAGTGAGTGAACAATATCAGCTTCTACTGTCGTTTTCCTAAAGCTAACCAGTGGTTGCATCTGATCGGGCTGTTTCTTGTTCTCAGACTGTTTCACAGATAAGTGAAAAGTGTAAAGGGGAAAAGTATGCAAGTGTACAGATGCTTCACTTCATGTGCTGGTTGGCCATAGCAGCAGATATCGACAAAACTCCCGAATACTGCGATGACTACAGTGAGTAGATTgtccacagtgtgtgtgtgggtgtgttacatgtgttgttgtgtctaCCAGCATTTACATGTTAGTGCTTGTATCCAAAGGCACGTCCgtgttcttttttccttcattctttcattgaatctttgagtattttttataattaattACCTTCCCTGATGTGATATTTTTCAGGAGATTTATGCCAGACCtattcagagatggtattcccTCCAAGACATGGTAAGTCGCctgcttttatttaaaactgCAGAAGAAGTGCATGttgattttgtgcatttaatCTACTACAGATAGTGCTTGCCAGTTACTCCAAATCCTTTCACTCAGAAAACTCTGAACACAGCTGCAAACTGTCCTGATTTTAGCTTCTGCATTTTTCTTCATGCTTCCATTTGATGCATCTGCACAAAAAATGTTCTTACTGCTCTGTTCTGGGCATTTTGCTTCActactattacatattaacactAAAGGTACAGGAAACAGGGTTCATCGACACAAAGATCCTGTCAGATTTTTATGTCGATATGCATGAGAGGCCCTTTGCTGGACATTTGAAGTCaacacattttaattacatGTAAACCTGGGATGTGCAATGGTTGATGaaacctttaaaatgaaataccaAAGACatgaacactgacagacagacagacggacaacaCCTGTCAGGCTAAAGGTTTATTGAAAATGTCacctaaaaataataaatatggtGTAATTTATGTGGAATTATTTGAGAAGCATAGGAAGTTACTGCTCCTGCCAGTGCCCCTTCACAATAAGAGGAGGTATAATATGTTAATTCCACGACAGAGGAAACCAGATGTTCTATTAGCTGTAAAAAATATACGCAAAAATTAGCAAATCCTAGTCAGAAAATATCAACATATCAGATGAGTctatatataattgagggacttttgaagtccatgggatatatcatgcatacatttttattaaaagtaaaagaaactaaattttgttatgttcattatgatcatgtctttacaaattccataattatttattttgggaacaatcacttattaataaaaaatgacaggatgtcactaaaatgtcaacaatgttacaaaaaatccctcaattatataatggcctgtccagaatgacttgaaaatgatgcataattacagaaaattagtccagaatgaggCTGTAcagtgtagtggttagcactttcgccttgcagcaagaagatccccggttcagatcccggcctgggatctttctgcatggagtttgcatgttctccctgtgcatgcgtgggttttctccgggtactccggcttcctcccacagtccaaaaatatgctgaggttaattggttactctaaattgcccgtaggtgtgaatgtgagtgtgattgtttgtctgtatatgtagccctgtgacagactggtgacctgtcccgggtgtcccctgccttcacccgagtcagctgggatagactccagcactccctgcgaccctaatgaggataaagtggtgtatagaggatggatggatgaatagtccaaaatgactcaaaaattatcccaaagacacaaaagttgtccaaaatgacagaaaaatagtttagaatgacttgaaaattatccaTAACTAaggaaaattagtccagaatgagatgaaatttgtcttaaatgactcgaaaataatcctaaagacacaaaaatgatccaaaatgatgagaaaagatccaagctgACACAAAACTTATTGAAATTGACCAGAAAATTGTCCAAGTctatatataattgagggacttttgaagtccatgggaaatatcttgcatatattttttattaaaagccaaaaaactaatgttttttatgttcattgcGATCAGAAATGTTAACTATGCTACAAAAAGTCTCGCATTTATATATTAACCCAGATATTATTATTGTGCATCCatttaataaattacaaataaaaccatgaaaaacACCTAAATTCAGCAAGTTCAACCCAGCAAGAAATCCAGTGtgaacaaactgacaaacatcCTGGTTAAAATCTGTTTCCTTCCTTCCAATTGGCATTTTCTGATGACAAATCCTGATAAATGCTGGCGTTCCCCCACTCAGATGTACTCTCTGAACTCTCTCAGCACTAATTAGCTCATTAACATCGAAGCTGACAGACAGGCTTTTAATCTGGAAAGCAGGTTTGGAGGAATgccaacatttttattttcttctgagCTGAGAGACTCTCTGGGTTCTCAGCTCCAGGAACAAAGATCACTTGGTCGGTTGCCACTCTGATATTAATCTGGTGCGGTCAACACGCTCGCTGCCGTGTTTGCAGCTCAGTTCAGCAGAGTTCAGATCAGCACAGAGGTCGGCTCAGTTCAGATCTAAAGACTTTAAAACACAACTTGTGCGGATAGTTGGACACAACTGGACAATAGCAGTAACAAGAACACGAACACAGAGTTATACCTGATTTGTATTCATTGTATTTGCAGTGTAAATCATatgcgtgtgtgttttgtgttgctgcTCTGACTCATTCACGGTTTCAGTTTGTGGCGTGTTGATCTTACGGAGCAGCTGGATTTGCCCCCGTCTCCTCCTCCTAGTACAAGTATTTGTAATTTGAGAGGGTACAGTGAAAAGACACTGGTTTATAAATATTTATCACGTCCTATTGGATTTATTCAGTGCAGCTGAAGgcacttttgacattttgaaagtgaaataaacacAGCTAATGAGGGATTTTAAATGGTGTTGAGCAAGCCTGTGAAACGCAAAATAGATTTTGAAGGCTTACTTTTAAACTCCACATCTTTTCTTCTCCAAAATAATTTCTTGCTGGGTTGAACTCTGATTTTACAGATAGACTCATGTCTTAAATGTCTGTGTTTCAACTGTTTATTTctggtaaacatgtaaatatgtcAGGTATAAAGTACAGCTTGATTTCCAGACATTATGATCCATTAAACAGATGCAAATCTACAAAATTGCACCATCGATACACTTTTGTACCCATAAAACTTGAGTTATATCATAACCTAATGTGAATTGTAGCATGCACAAATATAAATAAGCATCACTTGGAACAACCATTACAAATTTTTAGACAGTATTTGAGGTTTTACCCTACCAGtctaaagtttggacacaccttctcatttatttatttaatggtttctttttattttcatgactatttacattgtagattctcactgaaggcgtcaaaaactatgaatgaacacatctggaattatgtagcaaGACACGTTTTATATTCTAGATTCTTCCAAATATCCACCCTTTCAATCTGTCAGTTGCTGTACCGTCCCAATGTGAGTATTACTTTCAGCCTGGCAACATCTGAAACGACTGTCTGACTCAGCCACCCGTTGCCATGGTGAATCATAGTACTGCCGCTCCATTGATAGATTGCTCATTCAccacggacacacacactctgaatgTAAAGTGGATAAACTGTGAGTTTATTTAACAACTTAGATCATCTGATTGATCAAGTCGGAGTTCAGGTTTAAAGTCAGAGTTTGTTCAACCTGTAGATAAAACACTGgataagaaaaaataactaaCATAACTAGCACATATTAACACAATTTTAAATTTCCTGTGCCTTTAAATTCTGCCTTTAATTCCTCTTATTCTAAAAACTTTGCTTGTTCCTTTAGTTAGTGCTCACATACGGCAGTTCAAACTATGGGACTATATCACTAAATTGTCTGCAATTTTAGGTCAAACAACATTGCcgccaccaacaacaacaacacagccaGCAACAACAAATGCAACAACAACACCGCCAGAATCAACAACAATAGCAACAACAGCCGCGTTGCcactgacaacaacaacaacaccgccagaatcaacaacaataacaacaacaacaaccaaactgCAAACAGCTacgacaaaaacagcagcaatattCACAGCGAGTCCAAATGGCGACAGGGGTAAGACGTGGAAATGGAACTTTATTTGATTATATGATTGCTGTTTAGATGGTAACCGCTGAAAATAGTCATATATGGTTATTTCATTTGTCAGAAGAACTCAAACATAGTTGTGTAAAACGACCAATTTGAATTTAGTTCTAATTCTGACACTCGTAGAAGCTTTCCATAGAGTCTTAAGGAAAGAAACCAAGAGAATTTAATCGGAAAAGCACATCAGGAAACTAGAGTAGTGCTTTTTGTACAGATCGCCACAGTCTCATTGCAATGGCTTCTTTGGTCCTCAGCACAAGGACTCATTAGCTTCACAATGAAAACTGTATAATTGTGAGTTTCTTCAttattttggcctttttttaatCCATCTGCCTACATCTTTGTGTGGTTTGAGTCCCAAATGCTTCTGTTGTTTGGCAGCTTTTCACTTTGCCTTCACTTTCTTTTCAGTCACCGTTTCGTATCACTGTTTGCTTTGATTCACACTGACTCTGAGATATGCTAAAAGATCATGATCACTGGGTTAAAATACGCCTGTAGATCTGGTATGAATCCTGCCACACATATAACCCCTAAAAAAAAGCATCTTccaattttacatctttttttttaaactaacaaCTTTGGACTAACATAGCTATTGCTCTTTTTTCATAAGACTTGGCTGCACAGATACAAACAGTAATACAACACAAAGATTTAAAGCATAAATCGTACATTTTTGCCGTTAGGTTGCCATTCTTTCTGACAGCCAgtagggggcgactcctctggttccAATTCTATacaagtctatgagaaaatatggctacttctcacttgatttattacctcagtaaacagtTTCCTCAAGAGTCTGTGGACTCAATCACTAGTTTCAACGTTCATTTTGCAACTTAAATTGTAATTTAGAGTAAAACAGCTTTTAGACAAGCTCATAACTTTGCACGAGAAGAGTAAGAAGACTGGTTGAGACAGATTGGTTCGACAAATACTAGTCTGCTTTCACCCTTCTGatcaaggaggaggaggggaaggcATATGTACCCTGTATGTGATGATGGAATCCTAATTATAAATCATGAATCCAGGGTTTTCCAGGGGTAGAAACAAAATTAGTTACCGTCAATCATTTGTACCTGTATGGACCTTGTTTTGTACAAGCGGTTGTGAAATGAGGTTGATTGCTCTTTGGTGAGAACGCCTAACTGTTTACTGAACAGATACTGATTGCAGttgtcttctttctcctctttctcttgggtttttaaaaaaatataattttgacAGGACATCACAAGGGACAAAAAAGTGATAGCCAAGGTAAGTCcttgattcattcattcattcatatatatatatatatatatatatatatatatatatatatatatatatacatgtaagTCTTTAACGCTGTcagacccaaatatagaaaaaaaaagacaaacaaagaaaattgtTTTTCCTGCTGGTTCCTGCttttaaagttatatttttgtattttttttgtttaattgctTTGGTTACACTAATGGAAGTTTTCTCTTATGTCTCTATAAACAGAAACCTTGACCCTGAAGGTCTTTCTGATGCTTTCTCTGATAATGAATGTTGCCGTTCCGCTGCTTGTTTACTGGCACATGCGTCGCCGGAGAGTACTGATGATGCAACAGgtgagcaaaaatgtgttaACCAGTTTAACAGGTACAGATCAGGAATGCAGCAGCATGTTGGTAGGTAtaatgcaggggtgtcaaactcattttagttcaggttccacattcagcccacgttgatctccagtgggtcagatcagtaaaatcaaagcatagcaacctataaataaccacaactcctaattttctttgttttagtgcaaaagaacaacagtctgaaaatgttcacatttaaggaattgtctttttacaaaacattatgagcaACCTGAACTTTCttatgaaaatgaattgaatttaaACATTATGTCTAAGTTACAACATCCAGCTCACAGGGTGTctacaaagcaacacaacatttagtcacaggaatCTGGAGCTGAATGATATAgagttttactttatgatcaaaatgacaataagtcagggcaaaaaaaagattaaaaaacaacaaaaacaagacaaaatattacaaaaatgaaacacaaactgacaaaaatgagacaacggcttgaagcaaaacacaaacgaaacaaaaaaatttacaaaaacattacaaagcgacaaaaaattaacacaaacgagacaaaaaaatgacaatataaggaacaaaaggacaaaaaatagacaaaaaatacaagcgagacaaaaaggaaacacaaaacgacaaaaacatga
This window harbors:
- the LOC110960117 gene encoding uncharacterized protein LOC110960117 isoform X2 is translated as MTWGYLNHLLLLVSLTLIHPSEEHCENYFEMETWTSWYPLTDPPVELIRTNNSMHGMECSLERMCLKEKNECTSLDKKCENGEPKVCYLLYHCFGRQTVSQISEKCKGEKYASVQMLHFMCWLAIAADIDKTPEYCDDYRDLCQTYSEMVFPPRHGHHKGQKSDSQETLTLKVFLMLSLIMNVAVPLLVYWHMRRRRVLMMQQNGMNGAPLQADTESQSNVSVANTTGNEEAFLMQPSSRSSQA
- the LOC110960117 gene encoding uncharacterized protein LOC110960117 isoform X1, which translates into the protein MTWGYLNHLLLLVSLTLIHPSEEHCENYFEMETWTSWYPLTDPPVELIRTNNSMHGMECSLERMCLKEKNECTSLDKKCENGEPKVCYLLYHCFGRQTVSQISEKCKGEKYASVQMLHFMCWLAIAADIDKTPEYCDDYRDLCQTYSEMVFPPRHGQTTLPPPTTTTQPATTNATTTPPESTTIATTAALPLTTTTTPPESTTITTTTTKLQTATTKTAAIFTASPNGDRGHHKGQKSDSQETLTLKVFLMLSLIMNVAVPLLVYWHMRRRRVLMMQQNGMNGAPLQADTESQSNVSVANTTGNEEAFLMQPSSRSSQA